ATAGCTATAACCGCAACAATAGAAGAACTCAGAAATAAACAGCAGATAACCATTCCATCAGCTTATTCAAAGGCTGTTGAGGATGCAGGCGGTATTCCAGTAATACTCCCTATATTAAGCGGCAAAGAAAATATAACATCTATCGCCGGTTCTTTTGACGGCTTTGTATTCAGCGGCGGTGATGATATAAGACCATCTTATTATGGCGAAGAACTGTTACCGCATTTAATTGATACAGAGCTGTCACCTGATGAAAGAACAGACTTTGAGGTCGCCCTATTAAAAGAGGTTATGCTGCTTAAAAAGCCTGTATTCGGAATCTGCCTCGGAATGCAGCTTATAAATGTAGCATTGGGAGGCAGCCTGATTCAGGACATCCCAACACAAGTAACAAATCCTTTAAACCACAGGCAGCCTCACAG
The Nitrospirota bacterium DNA segment above includes these coding regions:
- a CDS encoding gamma-glutamyl-gamma-aminobutyrate hydrolase family protein; this encodes MPLKPLIAITATIEELRNKQQITIPSAYSKAVEDAGGIPVILPILSGKENITSIAGSFDGFVFSGGDDIRPSYYGEELLPHLIDTELSPDERTDFEVALLKEVMLLKKPVFGICLGMQLINVALGGSLIQDIPTQVTNPLNHRQPHSIEIKEGSLLYRILGIIPPPQVGMKGEGQDNTKNSLPFKGRVRVGMGFFPTNPAKISIISHHHQSVKLLGKDILISAVSNDGVIEAIELPEYPFLLGVQWHPERELESYYTNRLFKSFVEAC